One Halioglobus japonicus DNA segment encodes these proteins:
- a CDS encoding class I adenylate-forming enzyme family protein, whose product MSEFKQEFDTALAQLTGEGAPFEVATDAQGQRYYSGAPANVREALAVARNHGDREFLIYEGERRSFNELMDEADALAAALQDAGIAKGDRVALAMRNYPEWMAGFIAVTAIGAVVVPINSWGQPADIAFAVNDAEAKLAICDQQRADGGGAMLAEAGVRVVIARPSDENDPAGLPNFVRDFVGQQPSQVDIDGDDLALIMYTSGTSGKPKGAASTHRALCQAVFNIECFAIAAAMTNGDLITAMLERGHEPTSLLAVPLFHVSGCHAQFLVNLRGGRRIVMMYKWDVDRALQYIEQERITSLAAAPSMVLDLLEAEAFDSADTSSLFSVGVGGAATPPRVRALLEAKLPQNFSGTGYGMTETNAQGASLTGHAFSAKPGTSGFPHPIVQFRICDEMGEELPAGSTGEIWVRGVTVIREYWHRPEANASDFSDGWMRTGDIGYFDDEGMIFLADRAKDMILRGGENIYPIEIENQLLDHEAVREVAAIGLPHERWGEEVAVVVCLHEGSSLTEEALLAYAREHLAAFKVPSKVIFSDEPLPRNATNKVLKKDLKAALQAA is encoded by the coding sequence ATGTCCGAGTTTAAACAGGAATTTGATACTGCACTGGCCCAGCTGACAGGCGAAGGGGCCCCCTTTGAGGTGGCCACCGATGCCCAGGGGCAGCGTTACTACAGCGGCGCGCCGGCCAACGTGCGCGAGGCGCTGGCGGTGGCGCGCAACCATGGTGATCGAGAGTTTCTGATCTACGAAGGCGAGCGCCGCAGCTTCAATGAGCTGATGGATGAAGCCGATGCTCTGGCGGCGGCGCTGCAGGACGCAGGCATCGCCAAGGGCGACCGGGTAGCGCTGGCCATGCGCAACTACCCGGAGTGGATGGCCGGGTTTATCGCAGTGACGGCCATCGGCGCAGTTGTGGTGCCTATTAACAGTTGGGGGCAGCCGGCAGACATCGCCTTTGCGGTGAACGATGCCGAGGCCAAGCTGGCCATTTGTGACCAGCAACGTGCTGACGGCGGCGGCGCGATGCTGGCAGAAGCCGGTGTGCGAGTGGTGATCGCCCGCCCCAGTGACGAGAATGATCCCGCCGGTCTGCCTAACTTCGTCCGCGATTTTGTCGGTCAGCAGCCATCCCAGGTGGATATCGATGGCGATGATCTTGCTCTCATCATGTATACCTCAGGCACCAGCGGTAAGCCCAAGGGCGCGGCCTCCACCCACCGGGCGCTGTGCCAGGCGGTGTTCAATATCGAGTGCTTTGCGATAGCTGCGGCAATGACCAATGGCGACCTGATTACTGCCATGCTGGAGCGCGGCCATGAGCCCACTTCACTGCTGGCGGTGCCGCTGTTTCATGTGAGCGGTTGTCACGCTCAGTTCCTGGTAAACCTGCGCGGCGGGCGCCGCATTGTGATGATGTACAAGTGGGACGTGGACCGCGCGCTGCAGTACATCGAGCAGGAGCGTATTACCTCCCTGGCAGCGGCGCCTTCCATGGTGCTGGACCTGCTCGAAGCAGAAGCCTTTGACAGTGCAGATACCTCCAGCCTGTTCTCAGTGGGAGTCGGCGGCGCGGCTACACCGCCCCGAGTGCGGGCACTGCTGGAGGCGAAACTGCCCCAGAACTTCAGCGGCACCGGCTACGGTATGACCGAGACCAATGCCCAGGGTGCGTCACTGACGGGCCACGCATTCAGTGCCAAACCCGGTACTTCAGGTTTCCCCCATCCCATCGTACAGTTCCGTATCTGCGACGAAATGGGCGAGGAGTTGCCTGCGGGCAGCACTGGCGAAATCTGGGTGCGCGGCGTTACCGTGATTCGCGAGTACTGGCATCGCCCCGAAGCCAATGCCAGCGACTTTAGCGACGGCTGGATGCGCACCGGCGACATCGGTTATTTCGATGACGAGGGCATGATCTTCCTCGCGGACCGCGCCAAGGACATGATTCTGCGCGGCGGTGAGAACATCTACCCGATCGAAATTGAAAACCAGCTGCTGGATCACGAGGCCGTGCGCGAGGTGGCCGCGATTGGCCTGCCCCACGAGCGCTGGGGTGAGGAAGTGGCAGTGGTGGTGTGTCTGCACGAGGGTTCCAGTCTTACCGAAGAGGCGCTGCTGGCTTATGCCCGTGAACACTTGGCGGCCTTTAAGGTGCCGAGCAAAGTGATTTTCTCGGACGAGCCCCTGCCGCGGAACGCCACGAACAAAGTGCTCAAGAAAGACCTCAAGGCGGCTTTGCAGGCCGCTTGA
- a CDS encoding helix-turn-helix transcriptional regulator encodes MPRDQLRADLAEARLPLALLETQAVPGAVISVEEYGRLFIHLVHQLQDHLPDNAMDPDDTRLFSAFRMMFQAMLHARDLRQALQRASVYFRRMQTGGETFEIEQRGDTTWCRFIFDENSDRTLASAENFSIESLHWLPGLTGKILSMAMWHRLCGWFIGCFIDLQAIEISDAAEPGKDYRDVFGQPVKFTADQNAFAFHSRYLDFPIVQSEQSLETMLATYPAELFRISPEDHSLAQRIRHLIGSDFSRALPSLQDVAERLHLTTPTLHRRLKDEGTSFQQLKDQCRQDAAVSYLNQGAHTTAELAELLGFSDSSTFHRAFKKWTGMTPQEYRAHSS; translated from the coding sequence GTGCCGCGGGACCAACTGCGCGCTGACCTGGCCGAGGCCAGATTACCCCTGGCATTGCTGGAGACCCAGGCCGTGCCGGGCGCCGTCATTTCCGTGGAGGAATACGGCCGCCTGTTTATCCATCTCGTGCATCAACTTCAGGACCACCTGCCCGATAACGCCATGGACCCTGACGACACCCGCCTGTTCAGCGCCTTCAGAATGATGTTCCAGGCCATGCTCCACGCACGTGATCTGCGCCAGGCCCTGCAACGAGCCTCGGTGTATTTCCGGCGCATGCAAACCGGCGGTGAAACCTTCGAAATTGAGCAGCGCGGTGACACCACCTGGTGCCGTTTTATTTTTGACGAAAACAGTGACCGGACCCTCGCCTCGGCAGAAAACTTCAGCATCGAGTCGCTGCACTGGCTGCCCGGGCTGACCGGCAAGATACTGTCGATGGCCATGTGGCACCGGCTCTGCGGCTGGTTTATTGGCTGCTTTATCGATTTGCAGGCCATCGAGATCAGCGATGCCGCAGAGCCGGGCAAAGATTACCGCGACGTGTTTGGACAGCCGGTTAAGTTCACGGCAGACCAGAACGCCTTCGCCTTCCACAGCCGCTACCTGGACTTTCCCATTGTCCAGAGCGAGCAGTCTCTGGAAACCATGCTCGCCACCTACCCGGCGGAGCTCTTTCGCATCAGCCCGGAAGATCACAGCCTGGCCCAGCGCATTCGCCACCTGATCGGCAGCGATTTCAGCCGTGCCCTGCCCAGCCTGCAGGATGTCGCCGAGCGGCTGCATTTAACCACCCCCACCCTGCATCGCCGCCTCAAGGACGAAGGCACATCCTTCCAGCAACTCAAGGATCAGTGCCGCCAGGATGCGGCCGTGTCCTATTTGAATCAGGGTGCCCACACCACCGCTGAGTTGGCGGAGCTGCTGGGCTTTTCCGACAGCAGCACTTTCCATCGCGCCTTCAAGAAGTGGACCGGTATGACCCCCCAGGAATATCGTGCCCATAGCAGCTGA
- a CDS encoding SDR family oxidoreductase, whose product MAYFITGGTGFIGKFFIEKLIEREGDIYVLTRAGSREKFEELQQRFGAGGDRLIPVEGDLREPLLGLDDATLADLTGSIKHFCHLAAIYDLSASAESQIKTNIEGTRNAIQLAEALDAGCFQHVSSIAAGGMYRGTFREDMFEEAEKLEHPYFATKHDSEGLVRSECKIPWRIYRPAMVVGHSKTGEIDKIDGAYYFFKSLQKLRNVLPPWFPLIGIEGGKFNVVPVDYVVDAMDHIAHMDDMDGRCFHLTDPEHHSMGNMLNIFADAGHTPRFNMRLDTRMFGFVPRVVRDTVANLPPIKRIINTILADMGLPDSVTMFTNFPTRYDNRDTERALKGTGIQCPELRDYAPVVWDYWERNLDPDLFIDHSLEGNVGGKIVLITGASSGIGKNSAIRLAEAGAHVLLVARTADKLEETAEEIARFGGLASIYQADVSVLEDCDRLAAEVLAAHGHVDILINNAGRSIRRSLELSYDRFHDFERTMQVNYFGAIRLTMALLPSMSERKSGHIINMSSIAALTPSPRFSAYVASKSALDAWTKAAAVEYSDLNVRFTTINMPLVRTPMIEATTVYDSMPVLTPDEATDMVVDAVINKPKRIATNLGIFLQVQNALAPRVSEVVMNIVFRMFNDSAAARGDKKAEKVEASNEQVALAALMKGVHF is encoded by the coding sequence ATGGCCTATTTCATTACCGGCGGCACCGGTTTTATCGGTAAGTTTTTCATCGAGAAACTCATTGAGCGCGAGGGCGATATCTACGTCCTGACCCGCGCCGGCTCACGCGAGAAGTTTGAGGAACTACAGCAGCGCTTCGGCGCCGGCGGCGACCGCCTGATTCCTGTAGAGGGCGACCTGCGTGAACCCCTGCTGGGCCTGGACGACGCCACCCTTGCCGACCTGACGGGTTCCATCAAGCACTTCTGCCACCTGGCGGCCATTTACGACCTGTCGGCATCTGCAGAATCGCAAATCAAAACTAACATTGAGGGTACACGCAACGCGATCCAGCTGGCCGAGGCACTCGATGCCGGCTGCTTCCAGCACGTGAGTTCAATCGCTGCTGGCGGTATGTACCGCGGCACGTTCCGTGAAGACATGTTCGAGGAAGCCGAGAAGCTCGAGCACCCCTACTTCGCCACCAAGCACGATTCCGAAGGCCTGGTGCGCAGCGAGTGCAAGATCCCCTGGCGCATTTACCGCCCCGCGATGGTGGTTGGCCACTCCAAGACCGGTGAGATCGACAAGATCGATGGCGCCTACTACTTCTTCAAGAGCCTGCAGAAACTGCGCAATGTGCTGCCACCGTGGTTCCCGCTGATCGGCATTGAAGGCGGCAAGTTCAATGTCGTGCCCGTGGATTACGTAGTAGACGCCATGGACCACATCGCCCACATGGACGACATGGACGGCCGCTGCTTCCACCTGACCGACCCCGAGCACCACAGCATGGGCAACATGTTGAACATCTTTGCCGACGCCGGCCACACGCCGCGCTTTAACATGCGTCTGGACACGCGCATGTTCGGCTTTGTTCCCCGCGTGGTTCGCGACACTGTGGCCAACCTGCCTCCTATTAAGCGCATCATCAACACGATTCTGGCAGACATGGGCCTGCCGGATTCGGTGACCATGTTCACCAACTTCCCCACCCGTTACGACAACCGCGACACCGAGCGCGCACTCAAGGGCACCGGTATTCAATGTCCAGAGCTGCGCGACTACGCGCCCGTCGTCTGGGACTACTGGGAGCGCAACCTCGACCCGGACCTGTTTATCGACCACTCCCTGGAAGGTAACGTTGGCGGCAAGATTGTGCTGATTACCGGCGCCTCTTCAGGCATTGGCAAGAACTCCGCCATTCGCCTGGCCGAAGCCGGCGCGCATGTTCTGCTGGTGGCGCGTACCGCCGACAAACTCGAAGAAACCGCGGAAGAAATTGCCCGCTTTGGTGGCCTGGCGTCGATTTACCAGGCGGATGTGTCAGTACTGGAAGACTGTGACCGCCTCGCCGCAGAAGTACTGGCCGCCCACGGCCACGTAGACATTCTGATCAACAACGCCGGCCGCTCCATCCGCCGCTCGCTGGAACTGTCCTACGATCGCTTCCACGATTTCGAGCGCACCATGCAGGTGAACTACTTCGGCGCAATCCGCCTCACCATGGCGCTGCTGCCGTCCATGTCCGAGCGCAAATCCGGCCACATCATCAATATGTCGTCGATTGCGGCACTCACCCCCAGCCCGCGCTTCTCCGCCTATGTGGCTTCCAAGAGCGCGCTGGACGCCTGGACCAAAGCCGCTGCGGTGGAATACTCCGATCTCAATGTGCGTTTCACCACCATCAACATGCCCCTGGTGCGCACGCCCATGATCGAGGCGACCACCGTGTACGACTCTATGCCCGTCCTCACTCCGGACGAAGCCACCGACATGGTTGTGGATGCAGTCATCAACAAACCCAAGCGCATTGCCACTAACCTGGGCATCTTCCTGCAGGTGCAGAACGCCCTGGCACCGCGTGTCTCCGAGGTGGTGATGAACATTGTGTTCCGCATGTTTAACGACTCAGCGGCCGCCCGCGGCGACAAGAAAGCGGAGAAAGTGGAAGCGTCGAACGAGCAGGTGGCGTTGGCAGCGCTGATGAAAGGGGTTCACTTCTAA
- a CDS encoding DUF2256 domain-containing protein produces the protein MSKKNLPVKLCPVCLREFTWRKKWERDWDSVRYCSERCRRSRSTRQRIH, from the coding sequence ATGTCGAAGAAGAACCTGCCGGTAAAGCTCTGCCCCGTCTGCCTGCGCGAATTCACCTGGCGCAAGAAGTGGGAGCGCGACTGGGACTCGGTCAGATATTGTTCTGAACGCTGTCGTCGCTCTCGGTCAACACGCCAGCGCATCCATTAG
- a CDS encoding VOC family protein, whose amino-acid sequence MPTPNLSWGHININVSNLDASIAFYEKFGFSVLIPGVPYLGIGKDRPSAIPAAQSNALNVAEGTKARACIMQLDNGFPKIDLTEYAKDAPRPAGANDDLGMMRLCLATQDLAADYALLKQAGVEFLSAPTAGVGELADIAICRDPDGTLIELIEIHLSKWSTE is encoded by the coding sequence ATGCCAACACCCAACCTCAGCTGGGGACATATCAACATCAATGTGAGCAATCTCGACGCGTCAATTGCGTTCTACGAGAAGTTCGGCTTCAGCGTGCTGATACCTGGGGTGCCTTATCTGGGTATTGGAAAAGACAGGCCCTCAGCCATCCCCGCCGCCCAGTCGAACGCTTTGAACGTAGCGGAAGGGACCAAGGCGCGGGCGTGCATCATGCAGCTTGATAATGGCTTCCCCAAAATCGACCTGACCGAATACGCAAAGGACGCACCGCGGCCAGCCGGCGCGAATGACGACCTGGGCATGATGCGCCTGTGTCTGGCGACACAGGACCTTGCCGCTGACTACGCACTACTGAAGCAAGCCGGCGTTGAGTTTCTATCAGCACCCACAGCAGGGGTCGGAGAGTTGGCAGACATTGCGATCTGCCGTGACCCTGATGGCACGCTGATTGAGTTGATCGAGATACATCTTAGTAAGTGGTCGACTGAATAA
- a CDS encoding alpha/beta fold hydrolase, with translation MDDIDIRRSNAITPDGVGIAYQMSGSGPALICGHAMGMDHSMYDRHRASFSQAHTMITFDQRGSGMSDHPPFEEGEHSAYTVERFGDDLKAVLDDAGVEKAMILGFSMGAVSALSFATRWPERVDKLILASAMASRLPQPIIDRARQVEDMLEQRGVKETHEFYFSGPLFGGLIEQESTREQIVRGGEQATAHGFKGCFRVTIDRPSLVEHLHVIDSPTLIMVGETDTHYLAEAELLEREIKGAKRVVMPGVGHAMCAQRPEQFESTVLEFIA, from the coding sequence ATGGACGACATCGATATTCGACGCAGCAATGCCATAACACCAGACGGTGTCGGGATTGCATACCAGATGTCTGGCTCCGGGCCAGCGCTCATTTGTGGTCATGCCATGGGGATGGATCACAGCATGTACGATCGCCATCGTGCATCGTTTTCTCAGGCGCACACGATGATTACGTTTGACCAGCGGGGTTCCGGTATGTCTGATCATCCGCCGTTCGAGGAAGGCGAACACAGTGCCTATACGGTCGAGCGTTTTGGCGACGATTTGAAAGCGGTGCTGGATGATGCGGGTGTTGAGAAAGCGATGATTCTTGGCTTTTCCATGGGCGCTGTTTCAGCGCTCTCGTTCGCCACACGATGGCCGGAGCGAGTCGATAAGCTCATATTGGCGTCGGCCATGGCATCGCGATTACCCCAGCCGATTATTGATCGGGCACGTCAGGTTGAGGACATGTTGGAACAAAGAGGGGTTAAGGAAACCCACGAGTTTTACTTTTCTGGGCCCTTGTTCGGAGGCCTTATAGAGCAGGAGAGTACTCGTGAGCAGATTGTACGGGGAGGGGAGCAGGCAACGGCCCACGGGTTCAAGGGTTGCTTCCGCGTTACCATTGACCGTCCCTCACTCGTGGAGCATTTACACGTGATCGATAGCCCGACACTGATTATGGTTGGTGAGACGGATACGCACTACCTCGCCGAGGCCGAGTTATTGGAGCGAGAGATCAAAGGGGCAAAACGCGTCGTTATGCCGGGTGTAGGCCACGCTATGTGCGCACAACGTCCGGAGCAATTCGAATCTACCGTTCTGGAATTTATTGCGTAA
- a CDS encoding agmatine deiminase family protein, which produces MKWFSVFTLAWLIPALIVAPALQADDINRRVPAEWESQAATWLQWPGPYERSFEPAFAKISTIVSRYQPLKILYLSDNVEQRARRAIESIGGNPDHANIEWLSIPYDSAWMRDNGPVYLEVDGKQVIQDWGFDAWGGAFGSDIPYRSDDRIPKVLGERLGLTVESVDIVHERGNLEFNGVDSVLLNWSTLGDPDRNPSYDRAQAVDDLKAAFGVSRVIMVEGIPEGDLTRGHIDGFARFIDADTVVVSQCTETSSCRPGDGSTGSVYDAAAATIAGAGLNVIRDPIDGKVSYRDKVFDTNYLNWMVGNGFVITMGFGDEQLDAAARKRIEGYFPGRDVYVIEMLASWYDGGGVHCHTNDQPALL; this is translated from the coding sequence ATGAAGTGGTTCTCTGTCTTCACTCTGGCATGGCTGATACCGGCACTCATCGTCGCGCCGGCACTGCAAGCCGATGACATCAATCGCCGTGTACCCGCTGAGTGGGAATCCCAGGCAGCGACATGGTTGCAATGGCCGGGTCCCTACGAGCGCTCTTTCGAGCCGGCTTTTGCGAAGATATCCACCATCGTCAGCCGCTACCAACCCCTCAAGATCCTTTACCTGTCAGATAATGTTGAACAGCGCGCGCGAAGGGCCATTGAGTCAATCGGCGGGAATCCGGATCACGCCAACATCGAGTGGCTTTCGATTCCCTACGACAGTGCCTGGATGCGCGACAACGGCCCGGTTTACCTGGAAGTCGACGGTAAACAGGTGATCCAGGACTGGGGCTTTGATGCCTGGGGCGGCGCATTTGGCAGCGATATTCCTTACCGTAGTGATGATCGCATACCTAAAGTCTTGGGTGAACGCCTTGGGCTGACCGTAGAGTCTGTCGATATCGTGCATGAGCGTGGCAACCTGGAGTTCAATGGTGTTGATTCCGTGCTGTTGAACTGGAGCACGCTGGGCGACCCAGATCGCAACCCGAGCTATGATCGCGCACAGGCGGTGGACGATCTCAAAGCAGCCTTCGGCGTATCCCGCGTGATCATGGTAGAAGGGATCCCTGAAGGCGACCTGACGCGCGGGCACATCGACGGCTTTGCACGCTTCATCGATGCCGACACAGTGGTGGTTTCACAGTGCACCGAGACCTCCAGTTGCCGTCCCGGCGATGGTTCCACCGGCAGCGTGTATGACGCCGCCGCGGCAACCATCGCCGGGGCAGGCCTCAACGTGATTCGAGACCCCATCGATGGCAAGGTGAGCTATCGCGACAAGGTATTCGATACCAATTACCTCAACTGGATGGTCGGCAATGGATTTGTCATCACTATGGGCTTCGGTGACGAACAGCTGGACGCCGCTGCGAGAAAGCGCATCGAGGGTTATTTCCCGGGGCGTGATGTGTACGTGATCGAAATGCTCGCCTCCTGGTACGACGGCGGTGGCGTGCACTGCCACACCAACGATCAACCCGCGCTCTTGTAA
- a CDS encoding Nramp family divalent metal transporter — protein sequence MKSDSVNHSAPRSPGPFGPGLLVTAAFIGPGTVTTASVAGASFGYALLWALLFSVIATAVLQEMSARLGLVTRQGLAQALRDTFSGRWYGTVAVILVVAAVGFGNAAYEAGNITGAALGLQGLSGVDGWIWSLLVGGASGALLFSGRYKMIEGVLVVLVLLMSTVFLLTFIMVRPSLAEFFGGMLRPTLPEGSLLTAIALIGTTVVPYNLFLHSSAVQEKWPASEGLDRSLRAARVDTGVSIGLGGLITLAIMSTAAAAFFGSNMEITAANIAVQLEPLLGSASRYFFAIGLFAAGLSSAVAAPLAAAYAVSGALGWQADLASWRFRSIWLAVLLCGTFFAVIGTKPLTAILFAQAANGFLLPICAIFLLLMVNRKAAMGGHCNGLASNLLGAVVVAVTLGLGGLKLYQVLF from the coding sequence TTGAAATCTGACTCTGTCAATCATTCAGCACCCCGAAGCCCCGGACCATTTGGTCCGGGGCTTCTTGTTACTGCAGCTTTCATCGGGCCGGGTACGGTGACCACTGCCAGTGTTGCTGGCGCCAGCTTCGGCTATGCCCTGTTGTGGGCGCTGCTGTTCTCTGTAATCGCCACCGCGGTGCTCCAGGAAATGTCTGCCCGGCTCGGGCTCGTGACCCGCCAGGGCCTCGCCCAGGCGCTGCGCGATACCTTCAGCGGCCGCTGGTACGGCACGGTAGCCGTCATTCTGGTCGTGGCCGCCGTGGGCTTTGGCAATGCCGCCTATGAAGCGGGGAATATCACCGGCGCCGCGCTGGGCTTGCAAGGGCTTAGCGGTGTTGATGGTTGGATCTGGTCGCTGCTCGTGGGCGGCGCCTCAGGCGCGCTGTTGTTCAGTGGCCGCTACAAAATGATTGAAGGCGTGCTGGTGGTATTGGTGCTGTTGATGAGCACCGTGTTCTTGCTCACCTTTATCATGGTGCGCCCCTCGCTGGCGGAATTCTTCGGTGGCATGCTCAGGCCGACCCTGCCCGAGGGTAGCCTGCTCACAGCCATCGCCCTGATCGGTACCACAGTGGTGCCCTATAACTTGTTCCTGCACTCCAGTGCTGTGCAGGAGAAGTGGCCTGCGTCCGAAGGTTTGGATAGGTCACTGCGTGCGGCGAGAGTGGATACCGGTGTCTCCATAGGCCTGGGCGGCCTTATCACGCTGGCGATTATGAGCACCGCCGCAGCGGCATTTTTCGGCAGCAACATGGAGATCACCGCCGCCAATATTGCGGTGCAGTTAGAGCCACTGCTGGGCTCGGCATCGCGCTACTTCTTTGCCATTGGCCTGTTTGCTGCAGGCCTGAGCAGTGCCGTGGCCGCGCCACTTGCAGCGGCCTACGCCGTGAGCGGTGCCCTGGGCTGGCAGGCGGATCTCGCCTCATGGCGCTTCCGCAGCATCTGGCTGGCCGTGCTGCTATGCGGCACATTCTTTGCCGTCATTGGCACCAAGCCACTTACCGCCATCCTCTTTGCCCAGGCCGCTAATGGCTTCCTGCTGCCCATCTGTGCGATTTTCCTGTTGCTCATGGTCAATCGCAAAGCCGCCATGGGTGGCCACTGCAATGGTCTCGCCAGTAACCTGCTGGGCGCGGTAGTGGTGGCGGTCACACTCGGCCTCGGCGGCCTTAAACTGTATCAGGTGTTATTCTGA
- a CDS encoding ABC transporter ATP-binding protein, protein MSTIIEARGLTRRFGDLRAVDEASFTVNSGSVMGLIGPNGAGKTTLLRSLLGLTEFDGELEVLGCSPLRERAKLMEQVCFIADTAVLPRWMKVAQLLDYVTGIHPRFDRDHAEAFLRDTDVSLKRRIRDLSKGMMVQLHLAMVMAIDAKLLILDEPTLGLDILFRKRFFEQLISDYYDGERTIIISTHQVEEVQNILTDVTFIDRGKLVLSRSMESIEEDFVQLDTVGENAQRAMDIPHLGAQSILGGKSVIYEDVDRALLGSLGKLRTPSIADLFVAMMGGEK, encoded by the coding sequence ATGAGTACCATAATCGAAGCCAGGGGGCTGACCCGCCGCTTCGGAGATCTGCGTGCGGTTGATGAGGCGAGCTTTACCGTCAACTCCGGATCAGTGATGGGATTGATCGGGCCAAACGGCGCGGGCAAGACAACTTTGCTGCGCTCGCTGTTGGGTCTTACCGAGTTCGATGGCGAACTCGAGGTGCTCGGCTGCAGCCCACTTCGCGAGCGCGCCAAGCTGATGGAACAGGTGTGTTTTATCGCCGACACTGCGGTATTGCCACGGTGGATGAAAGTGGCGCAGTTGCTGGACTATGTGACGGGTATTCATCCCCGCTTTGACCGCGATCATGCCGAGGCCTTTCTACGCGATACCGATGTGAGCCTGAAGCGTCGCATTCGTGATCTCTCCAAGGGCATGATGGTGCAGCTGCACCTGGCTATGGTAATGGCGATTGATGCCAAGCTGTTGATTCTCGATGAACCGACGCTCGGCCTGGATATTCTGTTCCGCAAGCGCTTCTTTGAGCAGTTGATATCTGACTATTACGACGGTGAACGCACTATCATCATCTCCACCCACCAGGTGGAAGAGGTGCAGAACATTCTCACCGACGTCACGTTTATTGACCGTGGCAAGCTGGTACTGAGCCGTAGTATGGAATCCATCGAAGAAGATTTTGTGCAGCTGGACACCGTGGGTGAAAACGCCCAGCGCGCCATGGATATTCCGCACCTGGGTGCCCAGAGTATTCTCGGAGGCAAGTCAGTGATTTATGAAGACGTTGATCGCGCGCTGTTGGGGTCGCTGGGCAAGCTGCGCACACCGTCAATCGCCGATCTATTCGTGGCGATGATGGGAGGAGAAAAATAA
- a CDS encoding GntR family transcriptional regulator, translating to MTVEWNDKQPIYRQLRDLVAERIMDGTFPEGEAVPSVRQVASDYQINHLTVGKAYQELVDAGLLEKRRGLGMFVREGASSALTSNEKQQFIDEEVPAFLDRARVLGLELQEVVDLLLTSGGEKQ from the coding sequence GTGACTGTCGAATGGAATGATAAACAGCCGATCTATCGCCAGCTCCGCGACCTGGTGGCAGAGCGGATCATGGACGGCACCTTCCCTGAAGGTGAGGCTGTGCCCTCGGTGCGCCAGGTGGCATCTGATTACCAGATCAACCACCTGACCGTAGGTAAGGCCTACCAGGAACTGGTTGACGCCGGCCTTCTGGAAAAACGCCGTGGTCTGGGCATGTTTGTCCGCGAGGGTGCCAGCTCGGCGCTCACCAGCAACGAAAAACAACAGTTTATAGATGAGGAGGTGCCCGCGTTTCTCGATCGGGCGCGGGTTCTCGGTCTCGAGCTTCAGGAAGTCGTTGACCTGTTGCTCACCTCAGGGGGAGAAAAACAATGA
- a CDS encoding GIN domain-containing protein — translation MIKYTFIPASFCLATLAAAESMTVDDVHADSILVVGSVEVEVSQGDAFELQVRGDRDELQRTPYYIKGNTLVLGAARRNDNYDYGSLQYKVTMPRLEELALTGSGDVFIKPMDVDTLELNVSGSGDIKAFSVAADDVELRLDGSGDLKVAKLDTPTLEVVVAGAGDIAMGEVALDVVQAVISGSGDIKIKSSNQAASTVDMNIIGGGTIDFSPVDFDWAEINIIGSGDARLGEVKAMEVNIIGSGDVQYSGEPEIDSNIIGSGDLNRRR, via the coding sequence ATGATCAAATATACGTTTATTCCCGCGTCTTTTTGTTTGGCCACATTGGCCGCAGCTGAATCCATGACCGTGGACGATGTTCACGCCGATTCGATACTGGTTGTGGGCAGCGTCGAAGTGGAAGTGTCGCAGGGCGATGCTTTCGAACTGCAGGTGCGTGGCGACCGTGATGAACTTCAGCGCACGCCTTATTACATTAAGGGCAACACCTTGGTATTGGGCGCGGCCAGGCGCAATGACAACTACGACTACGGTTCCCTGCAATACAAAGTCACCATGCCCCGACTCGAAGAACTGGCACTGACAGGCAGCGGTGATGTTTTCATTAAGCCAATGGATGTGGATACTCTGGAGCTGAATGTGTCGGGCTCTGGCGACATCAAGGCCTTTTCGGTAGCCGCCGATGATGTCGAGCTTCGGCTCGATGGTTCCGGTGACCTGAAGGTGGCGAAACTGGATACGCCTACCCTCGAAGTAGTGGTGGCAGGGGCGGGCGATATCGCCATGGGTGAAGTAGCCCTGGATGTTGTGCAAGCGGTGATTAGCGGCTCGGGTGACATCAAGATCAAGTCCTCCAATCAAGCGGCTTCCACCGTTGATATGAATATCATCGGGGGCGGCACCATCGATTTCAGCCCAGTCGATTTTGACTGGGCTGAAATCAATATTATTGGTTCGGGCGATGCCCGGCTGGGTGAGGTAAAAGCCATGGAGGTGAACATTATTGGCAGCGGCGACGTGCAGTACAGCGGCGAGCCGGAAATCGACAGCAACATCATTGGCTCTGGCGATCTGAATCGCCGCCGCTAA